A genome region from Setaria italica strain Yugu1 chromosome III, Setaria_italica_v2.0, whole genome shotgun sequence includes the following:
- the LOC101769324 gene encoding dof zinc finger protein 2-like produces MADTSLLCFGENHRKPAIHTYASRDMLPHVELPVRAAAACTGAAGIKLFGKVITTQQQPLPAPPMHAGGNAPPRLQNQAPPAPGRGSADLLEEAARARAAAAEARLPCPRCRSRDTKFCYFNNYNVNQPRHFCRACHRYWTAGGAIRNVPVGSGRRKNRPVLPPMPPPHAATNTGADHASSGSGSPPVFAASGLAVPYRGSPFHLAPPSPACTAASGLPEATTGQYWWLVAGGAVASSDRAF; encoded by the coding sequence ATGGCTGATACGTCCCTCCTCTGCTTCGGAGAAAACCATCGCAAACCAGCCATCCACACGTACGCCTCGCGCGACATGCTGCCTCACGTCGAGTTGCCGGTCAGGGCCGCGGCCGCGTGCACCGGCGCGGCGGGCATCAAGCTGTTCGGCAAGGTTATCAccacgcagcagcagccgctgccggcgccgcccatGCACGCTGGTGGCAACGCGCCGCCGAGGCTGCAGAAccaggcgccgccggcgccggggcgcgGGAGCGCGGACCTGCTGGAGGAGGccgcgcgggcgcgcgcggcggcggccgaggcgcggCTGCCGTGCCCGCGGTGCCGGAGCCGGGACACCAAGTTCTGCTACTTCAACAACTACAACGTCAACCAGCCGCGCCACTTCTGCCGGGCCTGCCACCGCTACtggacggccggcggcgccatccGCAACGTGCCCGTCGGCTCCGGCCGCCGCAAGAACCGCCCGGTGCtgccgccgatgccgccgccgcacgccgccaccAACACCGGCGCCGACCACGCCTCATCAGGATCGGGGTCGCCTCCGGTGTTCGCCGCCTCCGGCCTCGCCGTTCCCTACCGCGGCTCGCCGTTCCacctcgcgccgccgtcgccggcctgcaccgccgccagcgGCCTCCCAGAGGCGACGACGGGGCAGTACTGGTGGCTCGTGGCGGGCGGTGCGGTCGCGTCGTCGGACCGCGCGTTCTGA
- the LOC101753218 gene encoding uncharacterized protein LOC101753218 — protein sequence MGMANANKRINLTAPLLSVRRHGGDGTETTVTGLPASYKADARSGALGDTGAVPFGWEHRPGHPKSVRTRRPPPVPSLTIIADDDPKRAAQERAAAVIVASERAREEELFSDALSRDDVSCVTVNCSATTVLSDAAGAGARGGPPRARGGSVMMERFLPAAHAVAAGSPQNTFRKATRSPAVASARTGGGDRSPARAQRRLPLQHIAAYHLPPLPPGGGKNEEEEDDDDDAESDAHSTAGFASRRCGWLPSRCVKSARLLSRGSRLGVGRPFLPIGSGSRRGTDPPLLRRSRNGQQQPQHTGDDPGMQSWEEVYIKSLLRSGGGGGGGLMGPAAAVASELDRTVRELYRHRGGQTVQPKPKASHLGLLLVLDRSNEDCGRVYKKYHGSSAWNLPKTGDAPLPLPSTESSPNSGNKLGRGVTGDYGFPLLLEDAEAVAGREMALSPTPLLPLPLPASPTESWLSRALPSVSARPPAATSFLGLHVQPKKHAPLPSWCAVDSGRGADHDRQRQRRVHDLQK from the exons ATGGGCATGGCCAACGCCAACAAGCGCATCAACCTCACAGCGCCGCTTCTGTCCGTCCGGCGCCACGGTGGCGATGGCACCGAGACCACGGTCACGGGGTTGCCGGCATCATACAAGGCGGACGCCAGGTCGGGGGCTTTGGGCGACACCGGCGCCGTGCCGTTCGGGTGGGAGCACCGTCCCGGCCACCCCAAGAGCGTccgcacccgccggccgccgccggtgccttCCTTGACGATCATCGCCGACGACGATCCCAAGCGCGCGGCGCAGGAACGGGCCGCGGCGGTGATCGTGGCCTCCGAGcgcgcgcgggaggaggagctcTTCTCGGACGCGCTCTCCCGCGACGACGTCAGCTGCGTCACCGTGAACTGCAGCGCGACGACCGTGCTCAGCGAcgccgcgggggcgggggcgcgcggagggccgccccgcgcccgcggcggcaGCGTCATGATGGAGCGCTTCCTGCCGGCCGCGCACGCCGTGGCCGCGGGCTCCCCGCAGAACACCTTCCGGAAGGCCACGCGATCGCCCGCGGTGGCGAGCGcgcgcacgggcggcggcgacaggtCGCCAGCGCGAGCGCAGAGGCGGCTGCCcctccagcacatcgcggcgtaTCACCTGCCACCCCTCCCTCCCGGCGGAGGCaagaacgaggaggaggaggacgacgacgacgacgccgagtCCGACGCGCACAGCACGGCGGGCTTCGCGTCCAGGAGGTGCGGGTGGCTCCCGAGCCGGTGCGTGAAGAGCGCCAGGCTGCTCTCCCGCGGATCGCGGCTAGGGGTGGGCAGACCGTTCCTGCCCATCGGCAGCGGAAGCCGGAGAGGAACGGATCCACCACTGCTGCGGCGATCGCGGAACGGGCAGCAGCAACCGCAGCATACCGGCGACGATCCCGGCATG CAATCGTGGGAGGAGGTGTACATCAAATCGCTGCTCCgatcaggcggcggcggcggcggcggcctgatGGGAccggcggccgccgtggccTCAGAGCTGGACAGAACAGTGCGCGAGCTCTACAGGCACCGAGGAGGACAGACCGTCCAACCGAAGCCGAAGGCGAGCCACCTCGGTCTGCTCCTGGTTCTCGACAGGTCAAACGAGGATTGCGGCCGGGTGTACAAGAAGTACCACGGCTCGTCGGCGTGGAACCTCCCTAAAACCGGCGACGCCCCATTGCCGCTGCCGTCTACAGAAAGCTCGCCGAACTCCGGGAACAAGCTCGGGCGTGGCGTCACCGGCGACTACGGTTTCCCGCTGCTCCTGGAAGACGCGGAGGCCGTCGCCGGGCGTGAGATGGCGCTGTCGCCGACGCCCCTGCTCCCGTTGCCGCTGCCCGCGTCGCCCACGGAGTCGTGGCTGTCGCGCGCGCTGCCTTCGGTGTCAGCCCGGCCCCCGGCGGCGACGTCTTTCCTGGGCCTCCATGTGCAGCCCAAGAAACATGCCCCGCTGCCGTCGTGGTGCGCCGTTGATTCGGGCAGGGGCGCCGACCATGACAGGCAACGGCAAAGGCGCGTGCACGATCTGCAGAAATAA